ATCCGCACTTGCTTTTATTTTACAATGGGCAACGATTATTTGCCTGTGTGAGGAGGTACAATTTTTTTGAACATGAACAGGAGAATGAATTATGCAAATTAACTCAAAACAACGTGCTGAAATAGAGCGAATTTTATCTAATTGGAAAAGATATCTAGAAAGTCTTCCGCCAGCATCAGATGATTTGAAATTACATAAATGGCTCGGTATGAATACATCGTTGGTGAAAAAAGATAATTTTAGTAGTCAATTGCGGTTTGTAGCAAATGAACTGAGAACGCGTCTTGACGCAACGTCATTATAAAGCTGGGTAATAAATAAAAAGGGTGTGATGGACTGTCCCCATAGGAGGCAACGCTAAAAAGTCCACGGGCTGAGCGTTGTTGTGCCTTGTTGGGGGGAAAATACTTCACACCCTTTTGGTTGGATGGTGGTTGCTTGAGGGATTCACCCCCGTGCGTTGTAGCCGGTCGGATAATCTGATTGCTTTTTGAGGCAAACTGCTGTGCCCGTTCAGGCCGAATTGTTGGTACAAATTGGCTGATACTTTTCAGGAATGTTTGAAGTTTTCTGTACGCAGGGCTTTTGGCTATTTCAGATAAAAAAAAGGCCGTGAAAATCACGGCCTTCCTGCATTTTAAATGCGTACTGGACTTACCAGCGACGGGCGGCGGGCTTTTTGGGCTCAGCCTTGTTCACGCGCAGGGCGCGGCCGTCAACTTCTTTGCCGTCAAGAGCGGAAATAGCGTTGATGGCGCTGCTTTCGTCCATTTCAACAAAACCGAAGCCACGGGCGCGGCCGGTTTCGCGATCAGAGATCAGATTCACGGAAAGAACATCGCCGTAGGGCTTGAAGAGAGCTTCAACGCCGTCCTGAGTGGCAGACCAGGACAAATTACCGACATAAATAGAAGTAGCCATGTGAGACTCCAAGGGGTTAAGGGAGGTAGACTTTCTGCTTGAAGCCTTACCCATGTAAAGTCTCTGGCGAAAAATTTACTATACCCAATCAATGATGAGAAAATATAGGGCGAGGCTTGAAAAATGTCAATGAATGTTCTTGGTGGGGAAGAGATATTACAGCTTGAATTTACATTTTTTATAAAACTATCATCAGTCTGGGCAGTGAGATAGCATCTAAAAAATTATTTTTTATTATTATTTAGACACCGTAATTTTATGTTGGTATGATTGTTGATTGAAATAGAAAAAATTGGAGTATGTATGAATTATAAACTACGGCTTGTCGCAAATATTCTTACAAGCAAGGAAGAAAAAGTTTTTACCTTTCATGATGGGCAGAAAATGTCGATTGAACCCGTGGGCGATGGAAAAACAGTTAATATCTCGCTTGGGGAAGATGAGACGTACAAGACTAAAGGTGCCGACGCCTTTTTGAAAAGGGCGGAAAAGATACTCAAGCAGCGGGCACAGGGCGAAGCTGATGAGTCCTCTCAGAATCATGACGATATATTCAAGATTCTTTCCATGTACGAGGGATGTGGCCAGCGCCGTAGGTGATAGCGGCTGAAAATGGCGCACGGTGCAGAGTATTGTTTGATTTCTTTTATGGACGAAAACTTCCCTAAGCGGGGAGTTTTCGTCCATCATAAAAAAGGGGTTACTGTTTTCCAGTAACCCCTTGAAATCTGGCGGAGAGGGGGAGATTCGAACTCCCGGTACGCTATTAACGTACACACGATTTCCAATCGTGCTCCTTAGACCAGCTCGGACACCTCTCCATTCGGTGTTGTGCACCGCTCAAAGCCGAATACCTATATAGCAGGCATTTGGGAATTGCAAGAGAAAAAAATGAATCAGGGCAGTTTGTTGCAAAAAAAGTTGTCGTAAGGGTATCAACCGCCCCAATGCAGCGCCCCTTTCCTATTCGCCGCACAGAGCATCGGGCTTGGCGAAGCCCTACAGCGCAGCAAAGTCCCACAGCGCCCCCCCAAGAGGCAAGGCCCACCCGGAATCCCGGACGGGCCTTGCATAATATATCAACAGGGGCTGCACGCGATCGGCCTTGGCTAATCGTCTTTGCGGTCCTTGTTTTTGGTCTCGTCATCTTTGCGCTTTTTCTTGGTGATCTGCGCGGCGCGATAAAAAGCCCACAGGCCAAAGACCGCCATAACGGTAATGCCTACAGCGTTGAGTGTCAGGACGTCCATGCTCTGATCCTTCTGACGGCATCAGGCTGCTGAGGCCGCGCCATTGCGCAAGCGCGCGTTCTTGTTCTTGGCCGCAGGGGGTTAGCCCATCACGCCTATGGTGCTGAAGCCGCTGTCCACATAGATGACCTGGCCCGTCACAGCGTGGGCAAGGTCAGAGGCGAGGTACAGGGCCGTGCCGCCCACGTCGCCAGTGGTGACGTTGCGGTGCAGCGGGGCGTTGCGGTCAACAATGTTGCACAGATCCTTCATGCTGGAAACAGCAGAAGCGGCAAGGGTTTTAATGGGGCCAGCGCTGATGGCGTTGACGCGGATGCCCTTGGTGCCGAAGTCGCAGGCGAGGTAACGCACGGAGGCCTCAAGAGCGGCCTTGGCAACACCCATGACGTTGTAGCCGGGAATGACCTTGGTTGAACCGTGATAGGTCATGGTCATGATGGAAGAACCCTCGTGCAGCAGGGGTTCAAATGCGCGACAGACGCCGGTGAGCGAGTAGGCGGAAACGTCCAGGGCAAGGCGAAAGCCCTCGCGGGAGGTGTCCACAAAGCGGCCACCCAGGTCTTCGCGATTGGCAAAGGCCACGGAATGCACAAGAATGTCCAGATCGCCCCACTTCTCTTTGACCAGATCTGCGGCGGCCTGAATCTGCGCGTCATCGCACACATCGCACTGGAAGGTGAATTCACCGCCAAGCTCTTCGCTCAGGGGGTCAACGCGTTTTTTGATGGCATCTCCCACATAGTTGAACGCCAGACGGGCACCCTGTTCCTTGAGGGCATTGGCAATGCCGTAAGCGATACTTCTATTATTGGCCAAACCCAGTATAAGAGCTTTCTTTCCTTGCAGCAGCATGGATCCTCCTGAAAAAAACAATGCGAGCCGAACGAGTCGGCACTAAAGTGTATCAGAACAGCGGCAGCGCGCCTGGGCGAAAAAGCTGCACAATATACGGCGCTGTCGGACAGTGGACGGCAGGTCGATGGTACAGCCCGGCGCTTTTGTGAAAAAAGTGCCTAGGCTCCCACGCCAAAGGCGCGCCCGGCACTGTTGTACCGGACGCGCTCAATTTTTTTACTTTGTAAGGATGTCGTAAGCTTCCTGGTAGCGGTTCGCCGTGGCCTTAATGATTTCTTCCGGCAGGGCGGGCGGCGGGGGCTGCTTGTTCCAGGGCTGCTTTTCCAGCCAGTCGCGCAGGTACTGCTTGTCAAAGCTGGGCTGGCCCTGACCGGGCTGATACTGGTCAGCGGGCCAGAAGCGGGAAGAATCGGGCGTGAGCACTTCATCAATGAGGTGCAGCTTGTCGTCAATAAAGCCGAATTCAAACTTGGTGTCCGCCACGATGATGCCGCGCCCGGCGGCGTAGGTGCGCCCGGCCTCGTAAATGGCAAGCGTGGTGCGTTCAACCTGGGCGGCGGTTTCCGCGCCGAGCAGTTCCCCAGCCTGAGCCACGCTGATGTTTTCATCGTGCTGGCCCAGTTCGGCCTTGGTGGAGGGCGTAAACAGCGCAGGTTCCAGCTTGTCGGATTCGCGCAGGTTGGCGGGCAGCTTGTAGCCGCACAGGGTGCCGGTGGCCTTGTAATCTTTCCAGCCGGAGCCGGTGATGTAGCCGCGCACAATGCATTCCACGGGCAGGGGCTTGGCCTTGCGCACGATGACGGCGCGGCCTTCAAGCTCGTCCTTCCAAGGGGCCAGAGCGGCGGGGAAGCGGTTCACATCGCTTTCAATCAAGTGATTGGGGATGATATCCTTGAACTTTTCCATCCAGAACAGGGTGATCTGGTTAAGAATCACGCCCTTGTAGGGGATGGGTTCGTTCATGATCACGTCAAAGGCCGACATGCGGTCAGTGGTGACAATGAGCAGTGTTTTTTCGTCCACATCATAGATGTCGCGCACTTTCCCGCGAGAAAGAAGGGGATAGGCGCTGATCTCGGTTTTTACCACGACTTTCATGATGGCTCCTGATTCCTCTGGCTCTTGCTATTTCTTCCCGCGCGCTTCAACGGAGCGGGCGTGGGCTTCCAGGCCTTCCAGCCGGGCAAGGGCGGCTATGGACTGCATGTTCTGCTGTAAAAAGGTTGAAGAAGCGGCCACGATGCTGGTCTTTTTGCAGAAGGTCTGCACCGAAAGAGCCGATGAAAAACGCGCCGTTCCCAGTGTGGGCAGCACATGGTTGGGCCCGGCAAAATAGTCGCCCACAGGTTCGGGGCTGTGCTGGCCCATGAACACGGCCCCGGCATGGCGAATAAAGGGCAATACGGCCCAGGGGTCGCGGGTGCACAGCTCAAGGTGCTCCGGGGCCACCATGTTGGCAACTGCCACAGCTACGGAAAGATTGGGCGTAACCACAATGGCGCTCCAGTCTTCCAGCGCGCGGGCGGCGGTGGTGGCTCTGGGCAGGGCGGCGCACTGCTTTTTCAGCTCCTGCTGGAGGGTATCGGCCAGACGGGCATCGTCAGTGATGCAGATGGCCGAGGCCAGGGCATCGTGTTCCGCCTGCGAAAGCATATCCGCAGCAAGCCATGCGGGGTTGGCGGAAGAATCGGCCAGCACGAGCACTTCGCTCGGCCCGGCGATCATATCAATGCCCACAATGCCCTGCACAAAGCGCTTGGCAGTGGTGACAAAAATATTGCCCGGCCCGGCAATAACATCCACGGGGTGAATGGTCTGCGTGCCGTAGGCCATGGCCGCAATGGACCATGCCCCGCCAACGCGGTAAACTTCATCAATATCAAGCAGATGCGCTGCGGCAAGAATGTGCGGATTAACCGTGCCGTCCTTGCGGGGCGGCGTAAATACGGCCAGACGCGGCACACCGGCCACCTGGGCGGGTATGGCGCTCATGAGCAGGCTGGAAACAAGGGGCGTATTGCCGCCCTGACCGCCGGGAACATACAGGCCGCCCGCGTCAACAGATGTAACCTGCTGGCCGAGAATGCTGCCGTCCTGGCGGGTGAGAAACCACGATTTCTCAACCTGAGCTTCGTGGAAAGAACGAATATTGGCCGCAGCCTCGCCGATGATTTCGCGGCTTTCAATGGTAACGGAGGCTGCCGCCTTGGCGATTTCCTGCTCGCTCACGCGCAGGGGCGGGGCAAAGTCAGGGCAGTCAAAATTGCGCGTGTACTCCACAAGGGCATCGTCGCCCTTTTGCCGCACAGCGTTGATAATGTCGGTTACGGCGCTTTCCACCCCGTTGCCGGGATTGTGCCGCCCTTGCAGCCACTGGGCCAGCGCGGGCCATTCCTGTTCATGTTGCAGCGTCAAAATTCGGCATGTCATAGTGCTGTTCCTCTTCTGGTTCGCGCAATATACAGAAGCCGCCGCAGAATGTCGAGGCGCAGATGTCTGTCAACTGGCGCAAGTGCTGGGGCAGTGGAGCCGGAACAAAACTTTTTGCAGTTACGGCAGCGCCTTGACAGGGTGGACAAGCATACTTACTTAACGGGAAGCATCGTGACCCCGCCGGGGTCGACTCAGGAGGAAGCATGCAGCGTCATAAAATGAACCACTCATTCGGACAGCAGGGCAGTCAGCAGGGCGGCCAGGCGGATAACCGGGCAGAATGCCAGCCCGAAAGACCGGAAGATGGTTTTCTTGAAGAAGATGGTATTCTGTTCGGTCAAAATGCGGGCAAAAACCCCGCTGCCGATTCCGTGCAGGAGTCTGATACTGCCCCGGCAGACAAGGCGGCTTCAGCCGAAAGCCTTGAAGAACGTTGCAAGGCGGAGCTGACAGAAATGCGCCTGCGCAATGCCGCAGAAATGGACAATTTCAAGAAGCGCCTCACGCGCGAGCATGAAGAGCAGATGCGCTACGCGGCTGAAAAGGTCTTGGGCGACCTGCTGCCCACGCTCGACAATCTTGATCTGGCCCTGCGTTACGGCAGCAAGAGCGAAGCCTGCAAGGACATGTTGCAGGGTGTGGCCATGACCCACAAGCTCCTGCTTGATGCGGTGGAAAAGCACGGCCTCAGGCCTATGGGTGAGGAAGGCGAAGAATTTGATCCCAACGTGCATGAAGCCGTGGGTTTTGAAGACCGCCCCGATTTTGCCCCCAACTCTGTGGCGCGTGTGCTGCAACGGGGTTTCAAGCTGGGCGACCGCTTGCTCCGCCCCGCCAAGGTGATGATAAAACAGTAATTTTTTTTACGCGGTTTTTGGGCCCGGCGTCTTCGGATGCCGGGCTTTTCTGTTTTTTGCGCTGGTTATGCCGTGCCCAGAAAATGGGCAGCTTCGGCAATGATCTGCCGTAATTGTAATGTCGTATCCGGCTCGTCACCCTCATGGGCGCTGCCGTCCGTGTCGTAAGCACCACCCACTTGCAGCGCCAGGCCCAGGCGTAGTTCCAGCAGTTCCCCTTCCGCCAGCGGGCAAAAGACAACACCTCTCCGCCCAATGGCGGAAAATGAACGCGGCAGCATTCCCATGCCATCCCCCTGGGCAATGCGGGCCAGCAGCACGTCGTGCTCTTCCGGTTCTTCCAGATATACTGGTGCAAAGCCCACATGGGTGAAAATGCCACGCATATGGTCAAAGTACGCGGGATTGTTCTCGCGCCGAAACCAGAAAAGAGGTCTGCCGTTCAGGTCTTGCAGTTTTGCTGCGCCATTGCCTGCAGGGGGCAGGCCTGCAAGCCATGCTGCGGGCAAAGCTGCAAGCAGAGGTTCCGCATACGGCAGGGGGCTAACATGCACGCCCGCAGCATCAAGAGGCAGAGCCACCAGCGCCGCGTTCAGCCTGCCCCGGCGAACTCCCCGCGCAAGTTGGGGCGAAGGCTGGCGCACATACCGCACCGGGCTGCCGTTGAGAGTATCAAGTCTTTTTATAAAGCCCGCAAAAATGCCCTGTTCAAAGGCTGTTGTCAGACCAATGGACAAGGGCGCTTCCGATCCATTCCTGCCATGTCCGAGCCTCCGCAAACGCAGTCCTGCGGCGTCCTGTGCTCCCAGTACCGGGCGGGCAATGCGCAGCACTTCCAGCCCTGCCTCCGTGAGTGTCAGCCCTCGGCTGTGGCGCTCAAACAGCGTGAGGCCCAGCATTTCTTCCAGATGCCGCATATGGCGGCTCAGGGGCGGCTGGGTCATATACAGCCTGTCAGCGGCGCGCCGCAGGCTGCCTTCTTCTGCAACTACAGAAAAATAGCGCAGCAGCCGCCAGTCGGGGATGTCAAAAAGATCGTTAGCCATGCTTTAAAGGTATCACCAAAAAGGCAAGAGGCAAAGCGCGGGCATGGGCATAAAAGTCTGATCAGGGCCACGGCATTGAGCCAGGCCATTACACCGGAGAATGTCATGCAGACTGATCGTTATGCCGCAGGGCTTGCCATGCTGGAACAGGTTGATGGACGCGGCGGAGAAGAAGTGCTGGAAAGCGTGCGGGCTATTTGCCCCGATTTTGCGCGATACCTTGTGGAATTTCCGTTCGGGGATATCTATTCAAGGCCAGGGCTGGATTTGAAAAAGCGGGAGATCGCCGTTGTGGCGGCCCTGACAGCAATGGGCAACGCGGCCCCGCAACTGCGCGTGCATATTGCGGCTGCCCTGCATGTGGGCTGCACCCGCAAGGAAATACTGGAGGTCATTATGCAGATGGCCGTGTACGCGGGTTTTCCCGCCGCGTTGAACGGCCTGTTTGTCGCCAGGGATGTTTTTGACGGGCAGGATGGGCAGAAAGTGTAGGGCAGACAGGCGCGGCGGTTGCTGTTGGCAGCCGCTGCGTCAGAAAATGGGGAAATGC
Above is a window of Desulfovibrio desulfuricans DSM 642 DNA encoding:
- a CDS encoding RNA recognition motif domain-containing protein; this encodes MATSIYVGNLSWSATQDGVEALFKPYGDVLSVNLISDRETGRARGFGFVEMDESSAINAISALDGKEVDGRALRVNKAEPKKPAARRW
- a CDS encoding enoyl-ACP reductase FabI codes for the protein MLLQGKKALILGLANNRSIAYGIANALKEQGARLAFNYVGDAIKKRVDPLSEELGGEFTFQCDVCDDAQIQAAADLVKEKWGDLDILVHSVAFANREDLGGRFVDTSREGFRLALDVSAYSLTGVCRAFEPLLHEGSSIMTMTYHGSTKVIPGYNVMGVAKAALEASVRYLACDFGTKGIRVNAISAGPIKTLAASAVSSMKDLCNIVDRNAPLHRNVTTGDVGGTALYLASDLAHAVTGQVIYVDSGFSTIGVMG
- a CDS encoding phosphoribosylaminoimidazolesuccinocarboxamide synthase; amino-acid sequence: MKVVVKTEISAYPLLSRGKVRDIYDVDEKTLLIVTTDRMSAFDVIMNEPIPYKGVILNQITLFWMEKFKDIIPNHLIESDVNRFPAALAPWKDELEGRAVIVRKAKPLPVECIVRGYITGSGWKDYKATGTLCGYKLPANLRESDKLEPALFTPSTKAELGQHDENISVAQAGELLGAETAAQVERTTLAIYEAGRTYAAGRGIIVADTKFEFGFIDDKLHLIDEVLTPDSSRFWPADQYQPGQGQPSFDKQYLRDWLEKQPWNKQPPPPALPEEIIKATANRYQEAYDILTK
- the hisD gene encoding histidinol dehydrogenase — protein: MTCRILTLQHEQEWPALAQWLQGRHNPGNGVESAVTDIINAVRQKGDDALVEYTRNFDCPDFAPPLRVSEQEIAKAAASVTIESREIIGEAAANIRSFHEAQVEKSWFLTRQDGSILGQQVTSVDAGGLYVPGGQGGNTPLVSSLLMSAIPAQVAGVPRLAVFTPPRKDGTVNPHILAAAHLLDIDEVYRVGGAWSIAAMAYGTQTIHPVDVIAGPGNIFVTTAKRFVQGIVGIDMIAGPSEVLVLADSSANPAWLAADMLSQAEHDALASAICITDDARLADTLQQELKKQCAALPRATTAARALEDWSAIVVTPNLSVAVAVANMVAPEHLELCTRDPWAVLPFIRHAGAVFMGQHSPEPVGDYFAGPNHVLPTLGTARFSSALSVQTFCKKTSIVAASSTFLQQNMQSIAALARLEGLEAHARSVEARGKK
- the grpE gene encoding nucleotide exchange factor GrpE, encoding MQRHKMNHSFGQQGSQQGGQADNRAECQPERPEDGFLEEDGILFGQNAGKNPAADSVQESDTAPADKAASAESLEERCKAELTEMRLRNAAEMDNFKKRLTREHEEQMRYAAEKVLGDLLPTLDNLDLALRYGSKSEACKDMLQGVAMTHKLLLDAVEKHGLRPMGEEGEEFDPNVHEAVGFEDRPDFAPNSVARVLQRGFKLGDRLLRPAKVMIKQ
- a CDS encoding LysR family transcriptional regulator, with translation MANDLFDIPDWRLLRYFSVVAEEGSLRRAADRLYMTQPPLSRHMRHLEEMLGLTLFERHSRGLTLTEAGLEVLRIARPVLGAQDAAGLRLRRLGHGRNGSEAPLSIGLTTAFEQGIFAGFIKRLDTLNGSPVRYVRQPSPQLARGVRRGRLNAALVALPLDAAGVHVSPLPYAEPLLAALPAAWLAGLPPAGNGAAKLQDLNGRPLFWFRRENNPAYFDHMRGIFTHVGFAPVYLEEPEEHDVLLARIAQGDGMGMLPRSFSAIGRRGVVFCPLAEGELLELRLGLALQVGGAYDTDGSAHEGDEPDTTLQLRQIIAEAAHFLGTA
- a CDS encoding carboxymuconolactone decarboxylase family protein, whose translation is MQTDRYAAGLAMLEQVDGRGGEEVLESVRAICPDFARYLVEFPFGDIYSRPGLDLKKREIAVVAALTAMGNAAPQLRVHIAAALHVGCTRKEILEVIMQMAVYAGFPAALNGLFVARDVFDGQDGQKV